The following proteins are co-located in the Apium graveolens cultivar Ventura chromosome 5, ASM990537v1, whole genome shotgun sequence genome:
- the LOC141725015 gene encoding uncharacterized protein LOC141725015: MYVTRPLSHYINNPESLSLPPEGPNSGYLVIQDEESEIYCCFGLCKNRDLIDLPFPQNKNLTTRYSSGSQEHQHTSYHDVTFFPVLNKPLSSNQYYVIEPHGKHKGMAHACSKEEDMTTCCFCRCVKDVKPRPFDPHDTHQQFEIANYETACNQRGSFYAKSVAHDAFPPHFLRRKGWQIKTKTPRNYALGEALGIDSTLRARLPGLNFPMSHKSSQAVVVGKWYSPFMFIKDGMLTSRDQMKNSMFYEMTLEQRWEQIFEHANIDHQNVVNVDAIVQREVVLVGGREAVWDEKNMVNNTIWIKSFRSKGEEVSVGLSVEIVKRMKWEEERAGWIGGDGREVRVHRVEEFGGGAQGWSKFGCYVLVERFVLKRMDESVVMTYDYKHTHQLKCKWE; encoded by the exons ATGTACGTGACGAGGCCTCTCTCCCATTACATAAATAATCCAGAATCTCTGTCATTACCTCCTGAGGGTCCAAATTCAGGTTATCTGGTTATCCAAGATGAGGAATCTGAGATTTATTGTTGCTTCGGATTGTGCAAAAACCGGGACCTTATTGATCTGCCTTTTCCTCAGAACAAGAACCTCACTACAAGATACTCATCAGGCTCTCAAGAACACCAACATACTTCTTACCATGACGTTACCTTTTTTCCAGTTCTTAATAAGCCTTTGTCCAGTAACCAGTACTACGTGATTGAGCCACATGGAAAACATAAAGG GATGGCACATGCTTGTTCAAAGGAAGAAGATATGACTACTTGCTGTTTCTGCAGATGTGTTAAAGATGTAAAGCCAAGACCATTCGACCCTCATGACACACATCAGCAATTTGAGATTGCTAATTATGAAACTGCATGCAATCAAAGGGGTAGTTTCTATGCGAAATCAGTAGCTCATGATGCTTTCCCTCCTCACTTTTTAAGGAGAAAAGGATGGCAAATTAAAACCAAAACTCCAAGAAACTACGCACTAGGTGAGGCACTAGGGATTGACTCTACTCTTCGTGCACGCCTTCCTGGCTTGAACTTTCCTATGTCACACAAGAGTTCACAAGCTGTTGTGGTAGGGAAATGGTATAGCCCTTTCATGTTTATTAAAGATGGAATGTTGACGTCAAGGGATCAGATGAAGAATTCAATGTTTTATGAGATGACACTTGAGCAAAGATGGGAGCAGATCTTCGAACATGCCAATATTGATCATCAAAATGTTGTAAATGTTGATGCAATTGTTCAACGAGAAGTTGTATTGGTTGGAGGAAGGGAGGCTGTGTGGGATGAGAAAAATATGGTGAATAACACGATATGGATTAAGAGTTTCCGGAGTAAAGGAGAAGAAGTAAGTGTAGGATTGAGTGTGGAGATTGTGAAAAGAATGAAATGGGAGGAAGAAAGAGCTGGTTGGATTGGTGGTGATGGAAGGGAAGTGAGGGTTCATAGAGTGGAGGAGTTTGGAGGAGGTGCCCAAGGATGGAGCAAGTTTGGATGCTATGTTTTAGTGGAGAGGTTTGTATTGAAAAGAATGGATGAAAGTGTGGTAATGACTTATGATTACAAGCATACTCATCAACTCAAGTGCAAGTGGGAGTGA